One Mycobacterium marseillense DNA window includes the following coding sequences:
- a CDS encoding FUSC family protein, whose amino-acid sequence MIGSDPGLLRLRMATRTTAALGLSLLVLFVLTRATGQPLTVALLGVVITMVASRSVNEPDPRQQRITMALLPVPAAVAITAAALLAPHVIASDAVFVVIVFTAAYIRRFGARGRALGMVAFMSYFFTLYLRARVAELPWMIGAVAVGTVCTYVMTTYVLPDRPERVLRATIRALRARMAIVIDTTAEAVQTGRLDERRRRRMRARTTRLNETALLVQSQIEDKADPGALWPGVTAHQLVPWLLDAELAIEWVATAGRRAAAVAGAAPESLPIATRVALVDALSELARAIRLPEPEGLRRAADRAQRLLDERAGAAAADDDPGATAVRRLALAIINAAGATADVRAIVDRMAAGAPLDDTDSERPPAAERAVPDETAPEETADEGHPAGLLPTTRQAIQVCIAASLAIVTGELVSPARWYWAVIAAFVIFAGTNSWGETLTKGWQRLLGTLLGVPAGVLVATLLTGHEFAALAGIFVCLFCAFYFMTVTYSLMTFWITTMLALLYGLLGQFSFAVLMLRIEETAIGAVIGATVAVVVLPTNTRTAIRTDTRAFLTSLSALIDASAAAMLGDDEEGTSPSEQARQVDRDLQQFRVTAKPLLAGVSGLAGRRSIRRALGIFAACDQYGRSLARSSEQYQDPAGSPPPAAQRAEAFSAAAAQTRRNIEALQEAIEGGHAPRLVSAADQLDAAETLARQQDSDGHGDESQHDIRQFLTAVHALRQIERAVITAATNLGGRESVPTAATPG is encoded by the coding sequence GTGATCGGCTCCGATCCTGGCTTGCTGCGGCTGCGGATGGCGACTCGGACAACGGCCGCGCTGGGCCTTTCGCTGCTGGTCTTGTTCGTCCTCACCAGGGCGACGGGGCAACCCCTGACGGTCGCGCTGCTGGGTGTCGTCATCACCATGGTCGCGTCGCGGTCCGTCAATGAGCCCGACCCGCGCCAGCAGCGAATCACCATGGCGCTGTTGCCCGTCCCGGCCGCGGTGGCCATCACCGCCGCCGCGCTGCTGGCCCCCCACGTGATCGCCAGCGATGCCGTCTTCGTGGTGATCGTGTTCACCGCGGCCTACATCCGCCGCTTCGGGGCGCGCGGCAGGGCGCTGGGGATGGTCGCGTTCATGTCGTACTTCTTCACGCTGTATCTGCGGGCCCGGGTCGCGGAACTGCCCTGGATGATCGGCGCGGTCGCGGTGGGCACGGTGTGCACGTACGTAATGACCACCTACGTGCTGCCGGACCGGCCCGAGCGGGTGCTGCGCGCCACCATCCGGGCGCTGCGGGCGCGGATGGCGATCGTCATCGACACCACCGCCGAAGCGGTGCAAACGGGCCGCCTCGACGAACGGCGGCGCCGCCGGATGCGCGCGCGCACCACCCGGCTCAACGAGACCGCCCTGCTGGTCCAGAGCCAGATCGAGGACAAAGCCGATCCTGGCGCGTTGTGGCCCGGCGTCACCGCACACCAGCTGGTCCCGTGGTTGCTGGACGCCGAGTTGGCCATCGAATGGGTTGCCACCGCCGGCCGGCGGGCGGCCGCGGTCGCCGGTGCGGCCCCGGAATCCCTGCCCATCGCCACCCGGGTCGCGCTCGTCGACGCACTCTCCGAGCTGGCGCGCGCGATCCGCCTGCCCGAACCCGAGGGGTTACGCAGGGCCGCCGACCGCGCGCAGCGGCTGCTGGACGAGCGGGCCGGCGCGGCCGCGGCCGACGATGACCCCGGCGCCACCGCGGTCCGCCGCCTCGCGCTGGCCATCATCAACGCCGCGGGGGCGACGGCCGACGTGCGCGCGATCGTCGACCGGATGGCCGCCGGCGCCCCCCTCGACGACACCGACAGCGAGCGCCCACCGGCGGCCGAGCGCGCGGTACCGGACGAGACCGCACCGGAGGAGACCGCCGACGAAGGCCACCCCGCCGGGTTGCTGCCGACCACCCGGCAAGCCATCCAGGTCTGTATCGCGGCCTCGCTGGCCATTGTCACCGGGGAGCTGGTCTCGCCGGCCCGCTGGTACTGGGCGGTGATCGCGGCGTTCGTGATCTTCGCCGGCACCAACTCCTGGGGCGAAACCTTGACCAAGGGCTGGCAGCGCCTGCTCGGCACCCTGCTCGGCGTGCCCGCCGGCGTGCTGGTGGCAACGCTGTTGACCGGCCACGAATTCGCCGCGCTCGCCGGCATTTTCGTGTGCCTGTTCTGCGCCTTCTACTTCATGACGGTGACCTACAGCCTGATGACGTTCTGGATCACCACGATGCTGGCGCTGCTGTACGGCTTGCTCGGCCAGTTCTCCTTCGCCGTGTTGATGCTGCGGATCGAGGAGACCGCGATCGGCGCCGTCATCGGGGCGACGGTCGCGGTCGTGGTGTTGCCGACGAACACCAGAACCGCGATCCGGACCGACACCCGCGCCTTCCTGACGAGCCTGTCGGCGCTGATCGACGCCAGCGCCGCGGCCATGCTCGGCGACGACGAGGAGGGCACCAGCCCGTCCGAGCAGGCGCGTCAGGTCGATCGGGATCTGCAGCAGTTCCGGGTCACCGCCAAGCCGCTCCTGGCGGGTGTCTCCGGGCTCGCCGGCCGGCGCAGCATTCGCCGCGCCCTGGGGATCTTCGCCGCCTGCGACCAATACGGCCGCAGCCTGGCGCGCAGCAGCGAGCAGTATCAGGACCCGGCCGGGTCACCGCCGCCCGCCGCGCAGCGGGCCGAGGCGTTTTCGGCGGCCGCCGCCCAGACGCGACGCAACATCGAGGCGTTGCAGGAGGCCATCGAGGGTGGTCACGCGCCGAGGCTGGTCTCGGCGGCCGATCAACTCGACGCCGCGGAAACCCTGGCGCGCCAACAGGACAGCGACGGCCACGGCGACGAGTCACAACACGACATCCGCCAATTCCTCACCGCGGTGCACGCCCTTCGCCAGATCGAGCGGGCCGTGATCACCGCGGCCACCAACCTCGGTGGACGCGAAAGCGTCCCGACGGCCGCGACGCCCGGCTGA
- a CDS encoding galactokinase, with protein MTVRYAAPGRINLIGEHTDYNLGFSLPIALPQRTVATFTPGPGDAITVTSDRADAPARIAIGTAPGEVTGWAAYVAGVMWALRQAAHPVPGGTMSITSDLEMGSGLSSSAALECAALGAIAAATGVHIDRTEQARLAQRAENEYVGAPTGLLDQLASLYGRPRSAVLIDFADLAVTPVAFDPEAAGVALLLIDSRERHSHAGGDYAARRLSCERAAADLGASSLREVGDRGPANLAAVRDPVDARRARHVLTENQRVLDCVTALDGSNYVEAGRIFTASHASMREDFDITTERIDLIADAAVRAGALGARMTGGGFGGCVIALVPIERTGPVGEAVRRAVVDAGFEQPAVIRTRAAAGAGSSE; from the coding sequence GTGACGGTGCGCTACGCCGCACCGGGGCGGATCAACCTGATCGGCGAGCACACCGACTACAACCTGGGTTTCTCGCTGCCGATCGCCTTGCCGCAGCGCACGGTGGCGACCTTCACGCCCGGTCCCGGCGACGCGATCACCGTGACCAGCGACCGCGCGGACGCCCCGGCGCGCATCGCGATCGGCACCGCTCCGGGGGAGGTGACCGGCTGGGCGGCGTATGTGGCCGGGGTCATGTGGGCGCTGCGCCAGGCCGCCCACCCGGTGCCCGGCGGCACCATGTCGATCACCAGCGACCTGGAAATGGGCTCGGGCCTGTCGTCCTCGGCGGCTCTGGAATGCGCGGCCCTGGGGGCGATCGCCGCGGCCACGGGCGTGCACATCGACCGCACGGAACAGGCCCGGCTCGCCCAGCGGGCCGAAAACGAATACGTCGGTGCCCCAACGGGTTTGCTCGACCAGCTCGCCTCGCTGTATGGCCGGCCGCGCAGCGCGGTGCTGATCGACTTCGCCGACCTGGCCGTCACGCCGGTGGCTTTCGACCCTGAGGCGGCCGGCGTCGCCCTGCTGCTGATCGACTCCCGGGAGCGCCACAGCCACGCCGGCGGCGACTATGCGGCGCGGCGCCTGTCATGCGAGCGCGCCGCCGCCGATCTTGGGGCGTCGTCGCTGCGCGAGGTCGGCGACCGCGGCCCCGCCAACCTGGCCGCCGTGCGGGACCCCGTCGACGCCCGCCGCGCCCGCCACGTGCTCACCGAAAACCAGCGGGTCCTCGATTGCGTTACGGCACTGGATGGTTCGAACTACGTCGAGGCCGGGCGGATCTTCACCGCCTCGCACGCCTCCATGCGCGAGGACTTCGACATCACCACCGAACGCATCGACCTGATCGCCGATGCCGCGGTGCGCGCGGGGGCGTTGGGGGCGCGGATGACCGGCGGCGGATTCGGCGGTTGTGTGATCGCGCTGGTGCCGATCGAGCGCACGGGGCCGGTCGGCGAGGCGGTGCGGCGCGCCGTGGTCGACGCCGGCTTCGAACAACCCGCCGTCATCCGGACCCGGGCGGCCGCCGGCGCGGGATCATCCGAGTGA
- a CDS encoding PAS and ANTAR domain-containing protein, whose product MAWELDSQAAAIERGLAGAVPQCAGWFRFYFEGQRWVWSEQVQRMHGYEPGTVTPTTELVLSHKHPADRPQVADGINDMIRRRQAFSTRHRIVDTRGLIHHVIVVGDRFCDDNDKVIGTHGFYIEVTPAPTRAREDSISAKVAEIAGRRGVIDRTKGMLMLIYGIDEDAAFTMLKTLSQTGNTKLGVLAQRIAEDFTALGKEVITARSRFDQRLRGAHLRGPGGDGRPDGPAV is encoded by the coding sequence GTGGCTTGGGAATTAGACAGCCAGGCCGCAGCGATCGAGCGCGGTTTGGCCGGCGCCGTCCCGCAGTGCGCGGGCTGGTTCCGCTTCTACTTCGAGGGCCAGCGCTGGGTATGGTCCGAGCAGGTCCAGCGCATGCACGGCTATGAGCCCGGCACCGTGACCCCCACGACCGAGCTGGTGCTGTCGCACAAACATCCGGCCGACCGCCCCCAGGTGGCGGACGGCATCAACGACATGATCAGGCGTCGCCAGGCGTTCAGCACGCGGCATCGCATCGTGGATACCCGCGGCCTCATCCACCACGTCATCGTGGTGGGCGATCGATTCTGCGACGACAACGACAAGGTCATCGGGACGCACGGCTTCTACATCGAAGTCACACCGGCGCCCACCCGCGCCCGCGAGGATTCCATCAGCGCCAAGGTCGCCGAGATCGCCGGGCGCCGCGGCGTCATCGACCGCACCAAGGGGATGCTGATGCTGATCTACGGCATCGACGAGGACGCCGCGTTCACCATGCTCAAGACGCTGTCCCAAACGGGAAATACGAAACTCGGGGTGCTCGCCCAACGCATCGCCGAGGACTTCACGGCGCTGGGCAAGGAAGTCATCACGGCGCGTTCGCGATTCGACCAGCGCCTGCGCGGGGCGCACCTGCGTGGGCCCGGCGGCGATGGTCGGCCCGACGGACCCGCCGTCTGA
- a CDS encoding lysylphosphatidylglycerol synthase transmembrane domain-containing protein, whose product MRVDGRDIPVSGSLLQPLTRRTNDVLRLFLASLFLALVITGSVITRPQWIALEKSVSQIVGVLSPTQSDVVYLVYGLAIVALPFMILIGLIVAGQWKLLGAYATAGLSAIVLLSISGTGLSAPRWHFDFHDRLSTLPAQLLDDPRWIGMLAAVLTVSGPWLPARWRHWWWALLLAFVPIHLVISAIVPARSLVGLAVGWVIGALVVLVVGTPALEVPLDAAVRALGKAGFVVSRLTVVRPAGRGPLILSADGDDPGRTALVELYGPHQRSGGALRQLWGKLKLRDTETAPLVTSMRRAVEHRALMAIAIGDAGLANTATVALAPLDRGWMLHSHNPARGTPIDRCATATPVVRLWEALRILNDRQIAHGDLRSQHITVDDGAVLFGSFGSAEYGATDAQLQSDIAQLLVTTSALYDPKSAVRAAIDVFGADTILSASRRLTKVAVPRFIRRSVPDSGTVISGARAEVKRQTGADQIKPQTITRFTRSQMIQLVLFGALVYVAYPFISTAPTFFSELKTANWSWALVGLLVSALTYVGAAAALWACADGMVNFWTLSIAQVANTFAATTTPAGVGGLALSTRFLQKSGLSAMRATAAVALQQSVQVIAHLALLVVFSAAAGASMNLSHFVPSATLLYLIAGVALGIVGTFLFVPTLRRWLSTEVRPKLNEVIGDLVKLAREPRRLALILLGCAGTTLGAALALWASIEAFGGGTTFVAVTVVTMVGGTLASAAPTPGGVGAVEAALIGGLAAFGVPAAIGVPSVLLYRMLTCWLPVFVGWPVMRWLTSNEMI is encoded by the coding sequence ATGCGAGTTGACGGGCGCGACATCCCCGTTTCCGGCAGCCTGCTGCAGCCATTGACCCGGCGGACCAACGACGTCTTGCGGCTGTTCTTGGCCTCGCTCTTTTTGGCGCTGGTGATCACGGGATCGGTGATCACCCGCCCGCAGTGGATCGCGCTGGAGAAGTCGGTCTCGCAGATCGTCGGCGTCCTGTCGCCCACCCAATCCGATGTGGTGTACCTGGTGTACGGGCTGGCGATCGTGGCGCTGCCGTTCATGATCCTGATCGGCCTGATCGTGGCCGGGCAGTGGAAACTGCTGGGCGCTTACGCGACCGCGGGCCTGAGCGCGATCGTGCTCTTGTCGATCAGCGGCACCGGCCTATCGGCGCCCCGGTGGCACTTCGACTTCCACGACCGGCTGAGCACGCTGCCGGCGCAGTTGCTCGACGACCCACGGTGGATCGGGATGCTCGCGGCGGTGCTGACGGTTTCGGGTCCCTGGCTGCCGGCGCGCTGGCGGCACTGGTGGTGGGCGTTGCTGCTGGCCTTCGTGCCCATCCACCTCGTCATCAGCGCGATCGTTCCGGCGCGTTCGCTGGTGGGTCTGGCGGTCGGGTGGGTCATCGGCGCGCTGGTGGTGCTGGTCGTGGGCACCCCCGCGCTCGAGGTGCCGCTGGACGCCGCGGTGCGCGCGCTGGGCAAGGCCGGCTTCGTCGTCTCGCGGCTCACCGTGGTTCGCCCGGCCGGGCGTGGCCCGCTCATTCTTTCGGCCGATGGCGACGATCCCGGCCGGACGGCGCTGGTCGAGTTGTACGGCCCGCATCAACGCAGCGGCGGCGCGCTGCGCCAGCTGTGGGGAAAGCTGAAGCTGCGCGACACCGAGACCGCTCCCCTGGTGACATCCATGCGCCGCGCGGTGGAGCATCGCGCGTTGATGGCGATCGCCATCGGTGACGCCGGCCTGGCCAACACCGCGACGGTCGCCCTTGCACCCCTGGACCGGGGATGGATGCTGCACTCGCACAATCCCGCTCGCGGCACTCCCATCGACCGCTGCGCGACGGCGACGCCCGTTGTCCGGCTGTGGGAAGCGCTGCGGATCCTCAACGACCGCCAGATCGCCCACGGCGACCTGCGCAGCCAGCACATCACGGTCGACGACGGCGCGGTGTTGTTCGGCAGCTTCGGCAGCGCCGAGTACGGCGCAACCGACGCCCAGCTTCAGTCCGACATCGCGCAGCTGCTGGTGACCACGTCGGCGTTGTATGACCCGAAGTCCGCGGTGCGCGCCGCGATCGACGTGTTCGGCGCGGACACCATTTTGTCGGCATCCCGCCGGCTCACCAAAGTCGCTGTGCCGAGGTTCATTCGGCGCTCCGTGCCGGACTCCGGCACCGTCATCTCCGGCGCGCGGGCTGAGGTGAAGCGCCAGACCGGCGCCGATCAGATCAAGCCGCAAACCATCACGCGATTCACCCGCAGCCAGATGATCCAGCTGGTGCTCTTCGGTGCGCTGGTCTATGTCGCATACCCGTTCATCAGCACGGCGCCGACGTTCTTCTCGGAGCTGAAGACGGCGAACTGGTCGTGGGCGCTGGTGGGGTTGCTGGTGTCTGCGCTGACCTACGTCGGTGCGGCCGCGGCGCTATGGGCCTGCGCCGACGGCATGGTGAACTTCTGGACGCTGTCAATCGCGCAGGTGGCCAACACTTTTGCCGCGACCACCACACCCGCCGGGGTCGGCGGCCTGGCGTTGTCGACGCGGTTTTTGCAGAAGAGCGGCCTATCGGCGATGCGGGCGACCGCGGCGGTGGCGCTGCAGCAGTCGGTACAGGTGATCGCGCACCTCGCGCTGCTGGTCGTGTTCAGCGCCGCCGCGGGCGCCTCGATGAACCTCTCGCATTTCGTGCCGAGCGCGACCTTGCTTTACCTGATCGCGGGTGTGGCGCTGGGCATCGTCGGCACCTTCCTGTTCGTGCCCACGCTGCGCCGGTGGCTGTCCACCGAGGTGCGTCCGAAGCTGAACGAGGTCATCGGCGACCTGGTGAAGCTCGCCCGCGAGCCGCGGCGCCTGGCCCTGATCCTGCTGGGGTGTGCGGGCACCACGCTCGGCGCGGCGCTCGCGCTGTGGGCCAGCATCGAAGCCTTCGGCGGGGGCACGACGTTCGTTGCGGTCACCGTGGTCACGATGGTCGGTGGCACGCTGGCCTCCGCCGCCCCGACCCCCGGCGGCGTTGGTGCCGTCGAGGCGGCGCTGATCGGTGGCCTGGCCGCCTTCGGCGTGCCGGCCGCAATCGGTGTGCCATCGGTGCTGCTGTACCGGATGCTCACCTGCTGGCTGCCGGTCTTCGTCGGATGGCCGGTGATGCGCTGGTTGACCAGCAACGAGATGATCTGA
- a CDS encoding GH92 family glycosyl hydrolase yields MRSRRALIAVIAASAVFMTFIAAAPPKGYDGPPVFVANPVDHVATLIGTGTGGETVGEINNFPGATVPFGMVQYSPDTVGNYAGYNYDNPRSTGFSMTHASVGCAAFGDISMLPVTGGVGPQPWNAWETIAHDDTEQGVPGYYTVRFPETGVKAELTATAHTGVGRFSYPHNGRPALLQVRSGSSLAGNSRATIQIGEDNSTITGWATSGGFCDKPNAYTVYFAMKFSRPFTAYGTWDGATVYAGARSANAPYSGGYVEFPAGAVLEVRTAISYVGIEGARANLAAEDGAGFDEVRAAASREWNAALSRITVAGRNGDDLTTFYTALYRSLLHPNTFNDADGRYVGFDGAIRTVAAGHTQYANFSDWDTYRCVAALQALLFPDRASDMAQSLVNDAEQSGSLPRWAFANAATGEMTGDSVVPFIVGLNTFGAKDFDVRAALRYMVDGATKGGVGLAGYVERPGIETYLRFGYAPFTLEFGRNGWIADASITLEWSIDDFAISRFADSLGDAATAADFQNRSQYWQNLFNPSTRSVVPRSWSGFFRPGPAVVVSPDNFGQVGYDEGNAEQYVWSVPHNVAGLVTALGGRAAVAGRLDRFTEKLNVGPNQPYLWAGNEPSFGVPWLYNYIGQPWKTQRTVDRVRGLFAPTADGEPGNDDLGALAAWYVWAALGLYPATPGTPILTVGAPLFDRVDIALPADKSLRISAPGASGPHHLSYISGLKIDGRPTEHTSLPESIITTGGTLAFSLAAYPDKRWGTAETDAPPSFGAGSSGLTANVAQPVVTIAPGHTGTVTLDAQRMTDGPDGYTISGTSSDAGITVAPTPGRFGDGGSAAAAVLITVAQSVPEDYHLVYLTTTAGQSVCRSTVLVVTQAESANNS; encoded by the coding sequence ATGCGGTCACGAAGGGCGCTGATTGCGGTCATCGCGGCGTCGGCCGTGTTCATGACCTTTATCGCCGCGGCCCCGCCGAAGGGGTATGACGGCCCGCCCGTTTTCGTGGCGAATCCGGTCGATCACGTCGCGACACTCATCGGCACCGGGACGGGCGGTGAGACGGTCGGCGAGATCAACAACTTCCCCGGCGCCACCGTGCCGTTCGGGATGGTGCAGTACTCGCCGGACACCGTCGGCAACTACGCCGGGTACAACTACGACAACCCGCGCTCGACCGGCTTCAGCATGACCCACGCCTCGGTGGGATGCGCTGCGTTCGGCGACATCTCGATGCTGCCGGTCACCGGCGGCGTCGGCCCGCAACCCTGGAACGCCTGGGAGACGATCGCCCACGACGACACCGAGCAGGGTGTGCCCGGTTATTACACCGTGCGGTTTCCCGAGACCGGGGTGAAGGCGGAGCTGACCGCCACCGCGCACACGGGCGTCGGGCGTTTCAGCTACCCGCACAACGGCCGCCCCGCCCTGCTGCAGGTGCGCTCGGGCTCGTCGCTGGCGGGCAACTCCCGCGCGACCATCCAGATCGGGGAGGACAACAGCACCATCACCGGGTGGGCCACCAGCGGTGGGTTCTGCGACAAGCCGAACGCCTACACCGTGTATTTCGCCATGAAGTTCAGCCGGCCCTTCACCGCGTACGGGACGTGGGACGGCGCCACGGTCTACGCCGGGGCCCGCAGCGCGAACGCGCCCTACAGCGGCGGCTACGTGGAGTTTCCGGCCGGCGCGGTGCTCGAGGTGCGGACCGCGATCTCCTACGTCGGCATCGAGGGGGCGCGGGCGAACCTGGCGGCCGAGGACGGGGCGGGCTTCGACGAGGTGCGCGCTGCGGCCTCGAGGGAGTGGAACGCCGCTCTGTCCCGTATCACGGTGGCCGGCAGGAATGGCGATGATCTGACGACCTTCTACACCGCGCTGTACCGATCCCTGTTGCACCCCAACACGTTCAACGATGCCGACGGGCGCTACGTCGGATTCGACGGCGCTATCCGCACCGTGGCCGCGGGCCACACCCAGTACGCCAACTTCTCCGACTGGGACACCTACCGGTGCGTGGCGGCATTGCAGGCGTTGCTGTTTCCGGACCGGGCCAGCGACATGGCCCAATCGCTGGTGAACGACGCGGAGCAGAGTGGTTCGCTGCCGCGCTGGGCGTTCGCCAACGCCGCGACCGGCGAGATGACCGGGGACAGCGTGGTGCCGTTCATCGTCGGCCTGAACACGTTCGGCGCCAAGGACTTCGACGTGCGCGCCGCGTTGCGCTACATGGTGGACGGGGCGACCAAGGGTGGGGTGGGACTGGCCGGTTACGTGGAGCGGCCGGGCATCGAGACCTACCTGCGGTTCGGTTACGCGCCCTTCACCCTGGAATTCGGCCGCAACGGCTGGATCGCCGACGCCTCGATCACGCTGGAGTGGTCGATCGATGACTTCGCCATCTCCCGATTCGCCGACTCCCTCGGGGACGCCGCGACCGCCGCCGATTTCCAAAATCGGTCGCAGTATTGGCAGAACCTGTTCAATCCCAGCACCCGATCCGTGGTGCCCCGCAGCTGGAGCGGGTTCTTTCGCCCCGGCCCCGCGGTCGTGGTGTCCCCGGACAACTTCGGCCAAGTCGGGTACGACGAGGGCAATGCCGAGCAGTACGTCTGGTCGGTGCCGCACAACGTGGCGGGCCTGGTGACCGCGCTGGGCGGCCGCGCGGCCGTGGCCGGCCGGCTCGATCGCTTCACCGAGAAGCTCAACGTCGGCCCCAACCAGCCCTACCTGTGGGCGGGCAACGAGCCGAGTTTCGGTGTGCCGTGGCTGTACAACTACATCGGCCAGCCGTGGAAGACCCAGCGCACGGTCGATCGGGTGCGGGGACTCTTCGCGCCGACGGCCGATGGAGAACCGGGCAACGACGACCTGGGCGCCCTGGCCGCCTGGTACGTGTGGGCGGCGCTGGGCCTGTACCCGGCCACCCCGGGCACGCCGATCCTCACCGTGGGCGCACCGCTTTTCGATCGCGTCGACATCGCACTGCCCGCCGACAAGTCCCTCCGGATCTCCGCCCCCGGCGCGTCGGGGCCGCACCACCTCAGCTACATCAGCGGCCTGAAGATCGACGGCCGGCCCACCGAGCACACGTCACTGCCGGAGTCGATCATCACCACCGGCGGAACGCTGGCGTTCTCCCTCGCCGCCTACCCCGACAAGCGTTGGGGCACAGCCGAAACTGACGCGCCGCCGTCGTTTGGGGCGGGCAGTTCGGGGTTGACCGCCAATGTTGCTCAACCCGTCGTGACGATCGCGCCCGGGCACACGGGCACGGTTACCCTCGACGCGCAACGCATGACCGACGGCCCCGACGGCTACACGATCTCCGGCACGTCCTCCGATGCCGGGATCACCGTGGCGCCCACACCCGGCCGATTCGGCGACGGGGGCTCGGCCGCGGCGGCCGTCCTGATCACGGTGGCGCAGTCGGTGCCCGAGGACTACCACCTGGTGTATCTGACCACCACGGCCGGCCAAAGTGTGTGCAGGTCAACCGTTCTCGTAGTCACGCAGGCCGAATCCGCCAACAACTCCTGA
- the galT gene encoding galactose-1-phosphate uridylyltransferase, whose amino-acid sequence MFFSLPGHRPAPVEDRRPLPPRTTEQSQLRFDRTTGQWVIIAALRQDRTYKPPPEACPLCPGPTGLTSEVPAPDYDVVVFENRFPSLSGAATPLPDLDDTDGFVSAPAPGRCEVICFSADHTGSFAELTPAHARLVVDAWRHRTADLMAAPGIEQVFCFENRGEEIGVTLTHPHGQIYGYPYLTPRTAAMLEQARAHRNKHDSNLFADLLEREVADGGRIVARNESFTAFVPFAARWPVEVHIYPNRFVPNVVGLDEDELDGFVAVYLDVLRRFDRMYSTPLPYISALHQYSGAGIQADGYFHVELMSIRRSATKLKYLAASESAMDAFIGDVTPESVAQRLRELQ is encoded by the coding sequence CTGTTCTTCTCGCTGCCCGGGCATCGTCCGGCACCCGTCGAGGACCGCCGGCCGCTGCCGCCGCGCACGACCGAACAGTCGCAATTGCGGTTCGACCGCACCACCGGGCAGTGGGTGATCATCGCGGCGCTGCGCCAGGACCGCACCTACAAACCGCCGCCGGAGGCCTGCCCTTTGTGCCCGGGACCGACCGGGTTGACCAGCGAGGTGCCCGCCCCCGACTACGACGTCGTCGTGTTCGAGAACCGCTTTCCCAGCCTGTCCGGCGCCGCGACGCCTCTTCCCGACCTCGACGACACCGACGGCTTCGTGTCCGCCCCGGCGCCCGGCCGCTGCGAGGTGATCTGCTTTTCCGCCGACCACACCGGCTCCTTCGCCGAGTTGACGCCGGCACACGCGCGGCTGGTGGTCGACGCGTGGCGGCACCGCACGGCCGACCTGATGGCCGCGCCGGGCATCGAGCAGGTGTTCTGCTTCGAGAACCGCGGTGAGGAGATCGGGGTCACCCTGACCCATCCGCACGGTCAGATCTACGGCTACCCCTATCTGACGCCGCGGACGGCCGCCATGCTGGAGCAGGCACGCGCACACCGAAACAAGCACGACAGCAACCTGTTCGCCGATCTGCTGGAGCGCGAGGTCGCCGACGGTGGCCGTATCGTCGCACGCAACGAGTCCTTCACCGCGTTCGTGCCGTTCGCGGCGCGCTGGCCGGTCGAGGTGCACATCTACCCGAACCGGTTCGTGCCCAACGTGGTCGGCCTCGACGAGGACGAGCTGGACGGATTCGTCGCCGTCTACCTCGACGTGCTGCGGCGCTTCGACCGGATGTATTCCACACCGTTGCCCTACATTTCGGCGCTGCACCAGTATTCCGGGGCCGGAATCCAGGCGGACGGGTACTTCCACGTCGAGTTGATGTCCATCCGGCGCAGCGCCACCAAGCTCAAGTACCTGGCGGCCTCCGAATCGGCAATGGACGCCTTCATCGGCGACGTCACCCCCGAAAGCGTGGCCCAGCGGTTACGGGAGCTGCAGTGA